Proteins from one Bacteroides zhangwenhongii genomic window:
- a CDS encoding DUF5672 family protein, with protein sequence MMEKKDIVVVIPVYKTTLTKYEEMSLNQCVKVLADYSLVVVKPVSLDINELLSRYSLLKVENFSDDCFSDLRAYNKLVLKEDFYQRFANYQYMLIFQLDAYVFRDELLDWARQGYDYIGAPWLPEQMEGKIGNSKYLLLKRFFYRLINSPKLRRWKYFTYEVGNGGFSLRNITKMIAITHKYKDKITQWLDDAKPFYPEDVLLFVEIREKQYRLRTPRYDKALQFSMEVGAEWAFDYNKRRLPFGCHAWYHEEYYPFWSRLIEKY encoded by the coding sequence ATGATGGAGAAAAAGGATATAGTTGTAGTTATTCCTGTTTATAAAACTACTTTGACGAAATATGAGGAAATGTCGCTAAATCAATGTGTAAAGGTCTTGGCTGATTATTCCCTTGTAGTAGTTAAACCGGTAAGCTTGGATATAAATGAGTTGTTGTCACGGTATTCGTTGCTGAAAGTTGAAAACTTTTCAGACGATTGCTTCTCTGATTTGAGGGCATATAACAAGTTGGTTCTCAAGGAGGACTTTTATCAGAGATTTGCCAACTATCAGTATATGCTTATTTTTCAGTTAGATGCATATGTATTTCGCGATGAGCTATTGGATTGGGCGAGACAAGGATATGATTATATCGGTGCTCCGTGGTTGCCAGAACAAATGGAAGGTAAGATAGGAAATAGTAAATATCTTTTGTTAAAGCGTTTCTTTTATAGGTTGATAAATAGTCCAAAGTTGAGGCGATGGAAATATTTTACATACGAAGTGGGAAATGGTGGCTTTTCATTAAGGAATATAACCAAGATGATAGCGATTACTCATAAATATAAAGATAAAATAACTCAATGGCTGGACGATGCAAAGCCTTTTTATCCGGAGGATGTTTTGCTTTTTGTTGAAATTAGGGAGAAACAATATCGTTTGAGGACTCCCCGTTATGATAAAGCACTGCAATTCTCAATGGAAGTAGGTGCAGAATGGGCATTTGATTATAATAAACGGCGACTGCCTTTCGGCTGTCATGCTTGGTATCATGAAGAGTATTATCCGTTTTGGTCTCGTTTGATAGAAAAGTATTAA
- a CDS encoding glycosyltransferase produces MVSIIICSVSPHLLKDLQQNIAQTIGVEYEIIAIDNREKHWPIAKVYNYGAQQAKYPYLFFVHEDIRLLSDKWGELIISKLAEPDCGVVGFVGDKARFSCCSGWYQYCDMSKISYFYQRIKEGKTLFLVENADLNQPFQEVITLDGLGFFVRTEIWKKYPFDENLLTGFHCYDIDFSLQIASANYKNYVCCSNQMLIEHFSQGNFSDASWFSTTLRLHEKWKHLLPMKTSDLNISDKKIHKCEELASYDFLKRILMSSCDILLKRKVLKMFLWRPFSWKHLKNSISGIIKYMRYA; encoded by the coding sequence ATGGTATCAATTATTATTTGTTCTGTTTCTCCTCATCTTTTAAAAGATTTGCAACAAAATATAGCACAAACCATAGGCGTGGAATATGAAATTATTGCAATTGATAATCGTGAAAAACATTGGCCTATAGCAAAAGTGTATAATTATGGAGCACAGCAAGCAAAGTATCCATATTTGTTTTTTGTGCATGAAGATATTAGGCTACTGTCTGATAAGTGGGGAGAGCTTATAATTTCTAAACTGGCAGAACCGGATTGTGGGGTTGTGGGTTTTGTCGGGGACAAAGCAAGATTTTCGTGTTGTAGTGGTTGGTATCAGTATTGTGATATGAGTAAAATTAGCTATTTCTATCAGAGAATAAAAGAAGGAAAGACCCTGTTTTTGGTAGAGAATGCTGATCTGAACCAGCCTTTTCAAGAGGTCATAACATTAGATGGTTTGGGATTCTTTGTGAGAACGGAAATTTGGAAAAAATATCCATTTGATGAGAATTTATTAACCGGATTTCATTGTTATGATATTGACTTCTCATTGCAGATAGCGTCTGCAAATTATAAGAATTATGTGTGTTGCTCTAATCAAATGTTGATCGAACATTTTTCGCAGGGAAACTTTAGTGATGCAAGTTGGTTCTCCACAACTTTGCGTTTACATGAGAAATGGAAACATCTATTGCCGATGAAAACTTCCGACCTTAATATTTCAGACAAAAAGATTCATAAATGCGAAGAATTGGCATCTTATGATTTTTTAAAACGGATATTAATGTCTAGTTGTGATATTTTACTTAAGAGAAAAGTTCTTAAAATGTTCTTATGGCGTCCTTTCTCATGGAAGCATTTGAAGAATAGTATTTCCGGCATTATAAAATATATGAGATATGCGTAA
- a CDS encoding glycosyltransferase family 2 protein, protein MRKFVEQKNGSSIPLVTVITVTYNLIKGKREKFIIQCLESVHNQRYSNIEHIVIDGASDDGTLPLLKKYESLGWIKLFSEPDTGIYDAMNKGILKANGKYVSILNSDDFFHNPEGIAISVKLLEDNEADYSYADARVLKKSGRKFQWKGDLSKLLVGEHYCHQTMLVKTKVLRDMGGFDLSYRVSADSDLMIRLYAQGYKHQYVPHCFVTYRYGGYSFHYDAQSRKDHSTSFFHHIGCHIGLSEEDCFQLWQLNFIAEQTYKEQLVLVHKVPEEFGRDYIYAELKKRNPLGGKQPEKKKYYLFGFIPALQISFQNSIYSYYLFGIFNILNVTCLNGKWEYKLLGIIPILKIKYCK, encoded by the coding sequence ATGCGTAAATTTGTGGAACAGAAAAATGGAAGTAGTATCCCCTTGGTCACAGTGATTACTGTAACTTATAATTTAATTAAAGGTAAGAGGGAGAAATTTATTATTCAATGTTTGGAGAGTGTACATAATCAACGTTATTCGAATATTGAGCATATCGTTATTGATGGGGCATCTGATGATGGCACTTTACCGTTACTTAAAAAATATGAGAGTCTAGGTTGGATAAAACTGTTTTCTGAACCAGATACAGGCATATATGATGCGATGAATAAAGGAATTTTAAAGGCTAACGGTAAGTATGTTAGTATTCTAAATTCAGATGATTTTTTTCACAATCCAGAAGGAATCGCAATTAGTGTTAAGTTGTTGGAAGATAATGAAGCTGATTATTCCTATGCGGATGCTCGTGTTCTTAAGAAGTCGGGTAGAAAATTTCAGTGGAAAGGAGATTTGTCAAAGTTGCTTGTTGGAGAGCATTATTGCCATCAGACCATGTTGGTTAAAACGAAAGTTTTAAGAGATATGGGTGGCTTCGATTTGTCTTATCGTGTTTCTGCAGACTCGGATCTGATGATTCGTCTTTATGCTCAGGGGTATAAACACCAATATGTTCCACACTGTTTTGTAACATATAGATATGGTGGATATTCTTTTCACTATGATGCTCAGTCTCGTAAGGATCATTCTACTTCTTTCTTTCATCATATAGGTTGTCATATTGGTTTAAGCGAGGAGGATTGTTTTCAACTTTGGCAACTGAATTTTATTGCTGAGCAAACGTATAAGGAACAGCTGGTGCTTGTTCATAAAGTGCCAGAAGAGTTTGGACGCGACTACATATATGCTGAACTGAAAAAACGTAATCCGCTTGGTGGAAAGCAGCCGGAGAAAAAGAAGTACTATCTGTTTGGCTTTATTCCTGCTCTTCAAATATCGTTTCAGAATAGTATTTATAGCTATTATTTGTTCGGAATATTCAACATTTTGAATGTTACGTGTTTGAATGGGAAATGGGAATATAAATTATTGGGTATTATTCCTATCCTGAAAATTAAATATTGCAAGTAG
- a CDS encoding ABC transporter ATP-binding protein yields the protein MLKQFFTLMKRYIEPYRKYLVGSLILNFLSQWLNVFSFLAIIPILNILFKIDTKVYEYQPMDLAHLNKDVLMNNASYWINQIVESHGAFVVLIVMGCILILATLLKTVGYFASSAIMVPLRTGIVRDIRIQVYAKVLNLPLSFFSEERKGDIIARMSADVTAVENSLTSSIDMLIRNPIALVVCFITLFSVSWQMTLFVIVILPLAGWVMGVVSRKLKRQSATAQSQWGDIMSQLDETLGGLRVIKAFIAESKMLARFTKTNNDFRDAMNEMVIRQSSAHPMSEFLGTCVIIIVLWFGGALILNSSYAPMDAATFIFYLVILYSIINPLKEFSKAFYNIPLGLASMDRIDMILKAESHIKDPVNPLPLDSFEDKLSFKNVSFSYVEGRPVLKHINLEVAKGKTIALVGQSGSGKSTLVDLIPRYHNVEEGELLIDGKNVNAVSIHSLRSLIGNVNQEAILFNDSFYNNITFGVENATMDQVIEAAKIANAHDFIMETEKGYDTMIGDRGGRLSGGQRQRVSIARAILKNPPILILDEATSALDTESERLVQEALERLMKSRTTIAIAHRLSTIKNADEICVLYEGEIVERGKHAELIALNGYYKKLNDMQSL from the coding sequence ATGCTGAAACAGTTCTTTACTTTAATGAAGCGATATATTGAACCGTATCGCAAGTATCTTGTGGGTTCTTTGATATTGAACTTCTTGTCTCAATGGCTTAATGTGTTTTCTTTTTTAGCTATAATCCCTATTTTGAATATATTATTCAAGATTGACACGAAGGTTTATGAATATCAGCCGATGGATTTGGCACATTTAAACAAGGATGTATTGATGAACAACGCTTCCTATTGGATAAACCAAATAGTAGAATCGCATGGTGCATTCGTCGTACTTATTGTTATGGGATGTATATTAATATTGGCGACTCTTTTGAAAACAGTTGGCTATTTTGCATCTTCTGCTATAATGGTTCCGCTTCGTACTGGTATTGTACGTGATATTCGTATTCAGGTATATGCGAAGGTGTTGAATTTACCTCTTAGTTTCTTCTCGGAAGAACGGAAAGGAGATATTATTGCTCGTATGAGTGCTGATGTTACAGCTGTTGAGAATTCTTTGACGAGCTCTATTGATATGCTTATTCGTAATCCTATAGCGTTAGTCGTATGTTTCATTACTTTGTTTTCGGTGAGTTGGCAAATGACTTTATTTGTAATTGTCATTTTACCTTTAGCAGGATGGGTTATGGGAGTTGTCAGTCGTAAACTGAAGCGACAATCGGCTACAGCTCAGTCGCAGTGGGGTGATATTATGTCTCAATTGGATGAAACATTGGGAGGTCTGCGAGTTATAAAAGCTTTTATCGCTGAAAGTAAAATGTTGGCTCGTTTTACTAAAACTAATAATGATTTTAGAGATGCGATGAATGAAATGGTGATACGTCAAAGTTCGGCTCATCCTATGAGTGAGTTTTTGGGAACGTGTGTAATTATCATTGTGTTATGGTTTGGTGGTGCATTGATCTTGAATAGTTCTTATGCTCCTATGGATGCTGCAACTTTTATTTTTTATTTAGTCATCCTTTATAGTATAATCAATCCTCTAAAAGAGTTTTCTAAGGCTTTTTACAATATACCTTTGGGACTTGCTAGTATGGATCGTATTGATATGATACTCAAAGCCGAGAGCCATATAAAAGATCCTGTTAATCCTTTACCTTTGGATAGCTTTGAGGATAAGTTGAGTTTTAAGAATGTTAGCTTTAGTTATGTTGAGGGTAGACCTGTATTGAAGCATATAAACTTAGAAGTAGCGAAAGGTAAAACTATAGCTTTGGTGGGACAATCAGGATCTGGAAAATCAACATTGGTTGATTTAATACCTCGTTATCACAATGTAGAGGAAGGTGAATTGCTGATTGATGGGAAAAATGTAAATGCTGTGTCTATACATAGTTTGCGTTCGTTAATTGGAAATGTGAACCAAGAAGCAATTCTTTTCAATGACTCTTTTTATAACAATATTACATTTGGGGTGGAGAATGCTACTATGGATCAGGTTATTGAGGCTGCGAAAATTGCTAACGCTCACGACTTCATCATGGAGACAGAGAAGGGATATGATACAATGATTGGTGATCGTGGCGGTCGTTTATCTGGTGGTCAACGCCAGCGTGTCAGTATAGCTCGTGCGATCTTGAAAAATCCTCCGATATTAATTCTTGACGAAGCAACTTCTGCATTGGATACTGAATCAGAACGTTTAGTTCAAGAAGCTTTGGA